A single genomic interval of Saccharothrix saharensis harbors:
- a CDS encoding YciI family protein, which translates to MKYLMLIYGNEQVWNSVDAEEFTKLVADVDAFNAELRESGELVDSRGLVERPRAVRVVEGAPVVTDGPYLEAKEYVGSYFVVDVDSEERALDIARSYPALRYSRGLGGGLEVWPLMEPGGGDL; encoded by the coding sequence GTGAAGTACCTGATGCTCATCTACGGCAATGAGCAGGTGTGGAACAGCGTGGACGCCGAGGAGTTCACCAAGCTGGTCGCCGACGTGGACGCGTTCAACGCGGAGCTGCGGGAGTCCGGCGAGCTGGTCGACTCGCGCGGCCTGGTGGAACGCCCCCGGGCGGTGCGCGTGGTCGAGGGCGCCCCGGTCGTCACCGACGGGCCGTACCTGGAGGCCAAGGAGTACGTCGGCTCCTACTTCGTGGTCGACGTGGACAGCGAGGAGCGGGCGCTGGACATCGCGCGCTCGTACCCGGCCCTGCGCTACAGCCGGGGCCTGGGCGGCGGCCTGGAGGTGTGGCCGCTGATGGAGCCGGGCGGCGGCGACCTTTGA
- a CDS encoding RNA polymerase sigma factor, giving the protein MTVEHLLRTLTPQVLGTLVRRHGDFARCEDAVQEALIDAADAWSRNGVPEHPLGWLTTVAARRYVDLVRSDAARARREQAVHDAVPRDELLAPPPDAEPARDDLLELLLLCCHPALTPPAQMALTLRAVAGLTTAEIAAAFLVPDKTMGQRVSRAKQRLLEAGARFELPSSPADRERALTVVLHVLYLLFNEGYSASAGPRLRRPDLTEQAVRLTRELHARLPDHGETAGLLALMLLTEARGAARTGPDGTLVPLAEQDRSRWDRAAIAEGTDLITRTLAGHPVGPYQVQAAIAAVHSEAATAADTDWPQVLALYDVLHRLAPSSVAALNRAVAVAEVHGPRAALDVLDELERGVLAGHHRLLAVRAHVLERAGDADAAGAAFRQAARLAGNVAEQRFLLLRAARCGSVEDLPGSA; this is encoded by the coding sequence TTGACCGTCGAACACCTCCTGCGGACCCTGACGCCGCAGGTGCTCGGCACCCTGGTGCGCCGGCACGGCGACTTCGCCCGGTGCGAGGACGCCGTGCAGGAGGCGTTGATCGACGCCGCCGACGCGTGGTCGCGCAACGGCGTCCCCGAACACCCGCTGGGCTGGCTCACCACCGTCGCCGCGCGCCGGTACGTCGACCTGGTGCGGTCCGACGCCGCGCGGGCCCGCCGCGAGCAGGCCGTGCACGACGCCGTGCCGCGCGACGAGCTGCTCGCACCGCCGCCGGACGCCGAACCCGCCCGTGACGACCTGCTGGAACTGCTGCTCCTGTGCTGCCACCCCGCGCTCACGCCGCCGGCGCAGATGGCGTTGACGCTGCGGGCCGTCGCCGGGTTGACCACCGCCGAGATCGCCGCCGCGTTCCTGGTGCCGGACAAGACCATGGGCCAGCGCGTCTCGCGGGCCAAGCAGCGGCTGCTGGAGGCGGGCGCGCGGTTCGAGCTGCCCTCCTCACCGGCGGACCGCGAACGCGCGCTGACCGTCGTGCTGCACGTGCTGTACCTGCTGTTCAACGAGGGCTACAGCGCCAGCGCCGGTCCCCGGCTGCGCCGGCCCGACCTGACCGAGCAGGCCGTGCGGCTGACCCGTGAGCTGCACGCCCGGCTGCCCGACCACGGCGAGACGGCCGGCCTGCTCGCGTTGATGCTGCTCACCGAGGCGCGCGGCGCGGCCCGCACCGGACCGGACGGCACCCTGGTCCCGCTGGCCGAGCAGGACCGGTCGCGGTGGGACCGCGCGGCGATCGCCGAGGGCACCGACCTGATCACCCGCACCCTGGCCGGCCACCCCGTCGGCCCGTACCAGGTGCAGGCGGCCATCGCGGCCGTGCACAGCGAGGCCGCCACGGCGGCGGACACCGACTGGCCGCAGGTCCTCGCGTTGTACGACGTGCTGCACCGCCTCGCGCCCAGCTCGGTCGCCGCGCTGAACCGGGCCGTCGCGGTGGCCGAGGTGCACGGGCCGCGGGCCGCCCTGGACGTCCTCGACGAGCTGGAGCGCGGCGTCCTCGCGGGCCACCACCGACTGCTCGCCGTGCGCGCCCACGTGCTCGAACGGGCCGGTGACGCGGACGCCGCGGGTGCGGCGTTCCGGCAGGCCGCGCGGCTCGCGGGCAACGTCGCCGAGCAGCGGTTCCTGCTCCTGCGGGCCGCCCGCTGCGGATCCGTCGAAGATCTTCCCGGGTCGGCGTAG
- a CDS encoding dihydrofolate reductase family protein encodes MTKVTAQMSVSLDGFYAGPRHDGDGDWLGSAEAAAFFRITRWAISAMAWRERQGIAGGVRDVNSDVIQENFEAAGAYVMGRRMADGGEVPWGEEPPFRAPVFVVTNRPRPTLERRGGTSFTYVTDGVASAVARAKAVAGGKDVAVAGGGTLVRQVLAAGLLDELELHIVPVVLGTGMRLLDADLGLGHKEGIELTPTRVLHAPDVTHVRYTVTGRAPLVLDDRGRGDAG; translated from the coding sequence ATGACCAAGGTGACCGCGCAGATGTCGGTGTCCCTCGACGGCTTCTACGCCGGGCCGCGCCACGACGGCGACGGCGACTGGCTGGGGTCGGCGGAGGCGGCGGCGTTCTTCCGCATCACCCGCTGGGCGATCAGCGCGATGGCGTGGCGGGAGCGGCAGGGCATCGCGGGCGGCGTGCGCGACGTCAACTCCGACGTCATCCAGGAGAACTTCGAGGCCGCCGGCGCGTACGTGATGGGCCGGCGCATGGCCGACGGCGGCGAGGTGCCGTGGGGCGAGGAGCCACCGTTCCGCGCACCCGTCTTCGTGGTGACCAACCGGCCGCGCCCGACCCTCGAGCGCAGGGGCGGCACCAGCTTCACCTACGTCACCGACGGCGTGGCGAGCGCCGTGGCCCGGGCGAAGGCCGTCGCGGGCGGCAAGGACGTCGCGGTCGCGGGCGGCGGCACGCTGGTCCGCCAGGTCCTGGCCGCCGGCCTGCTGGACGAGCTGGAGCTGCACATCGTCCCGGTCGTCCTGGGCACCGGCATGCGCCTGCTGGACGCCGACCTCGGCCTGGGCCACAAGGAGGGCATCGAGCTGACCCCGACGAGGGTCCTGCACGCGCCGGACGTGACCCACGTGCGCTACACCGTCACCGGCCGCGCACCGCTGGTGCTGGACGACCGCGGCCGCGGCGACGCCGGGTGA
- a CDS encoding cellulose binding domain-containing protein, producing the protein MRPRLAVLPALAALVAAQVALTAGAPAHAADSAVTVTVNTRAGLEVVDEAATGVNHAIWDTHLGSDAVADLLKDAGVKAMRYPGGSYSDIYHWADHTAPGGYVAPNTDFDTFMRGVRRAGGQAIVTANYGTGTAEEAAAWVRYANVEKRYGVKYWEIGNENYGNGHYGSGWEADHHPDKSPTYYATLVRDYATAMKAVDPTIKIGAVLTTPGEWPDGITAAGDSASWNEVVLSIAGPVVDFGIIHWYPSGDTAAQVLAKTDRVKDQIALVREQSRRLAGKDLGIALTEVNTSFGRNTQPGALFAADAYATMIGHGVFNVDWWNVHNGIGQVREIAGHTDYDDYGLLSSGGCNAEGTVCQPALNTPFAPYHGIAMVSKFARPGDQLVTAASTDPLVRSHAARRTDGGLSVLLINQDPDAARTVDLRLAGYTAAAGATVHTFANGDTGITTATGSSSTVTLPPYSITTVLLKPSGSVGGPAAPARPVAGGITDRTAALSWPAPPAGVKYEVHRRVDGAHTEQWGETTGTTFTAANLVPGTEYTVNLVARDNAGRVSWSSPPLTFTTGTPATSTCAVTYKESTNWGNGFVADLQITNTGTRPAAGWTLTYTWPTTWQQVSSGWNATWSQAGTKVTVGNTATLAAGESTTAGFVGAYQGPNVHPVKYFLNGTLCTTR; encoded by the coding sequence ATGAGACCGCGCCTCGCCGTGCTGCCCGCACTCGCCGCGCTCGTGGCCGCCCAAGTCGCGCTGACCGCCGGTGCCCCGGCGCACGCCGCCGATTCCGCCGTCACCGTCACGGTGAACACCAGGGCCGGGTTGGAGGTGGTGGACGAGGCCGCCACCGGCGTGAACCACGCGATCTGGGACACCCACCTGGGCAGTGACGCGGTCGCCGACCTGCTCAAGGACGCGGGTGTCAAGGCGATGCGCTACCCCGGCGGGTCCTACTCGGACATCTACCACTGGGCCGACCACACCGCGCCCGGCGGTTACGTGGCGCCGAACACCGACTTCGACACGTTCATGAGGGGCGTGCGGCGGGCCGGCGGTCAGGCGATCGTCACGGCCAACTACGGCACCGGCACGGCCGAAGAGGCGGCTGCCTGGGTGCGGTACGCCAACGTCGAGAAGCGCTACGGCGTGAAGTACTGGGAGATCGGCAACGAGAACTACGGCAACGGGCACTACGGCTCGGGCTGGGAAGCCGACCACCACCCGGACAAGAGCCCGACGTACTACGCCACCCTGGTCCGCGATTACGCCACCGCGATGAAGGCCGTCGACCCGACCATCAAGATCGGCGCGGTGCTGACCACGCCGGGCGAGTGGCCCGACGGCATCACGGCGGCGGGCGACTCCGCGTCGTGGAACGAGGTCGTGCTGTCCATCGCCGGTCCCGTGGTCGACTTCGGCATCATCCACTGGTACCCCAGCGGTGACACGGCGGCGCAGGTGCTGGCCAAGACCGACCGGGTGAAGGACCAGATCGCCCTGGTGCGCGAGCAGTCGCGCCGGCTCGCGGGCAAGGACCTGGGCATCGCGCTGACCGAGGTGAACACGTCGTTCGGGCGCAACACCCAGCCGGGCGCGCTGTTCGCCGCCGACGCCTACGCGACCATGATCGGCCACGGCGTGTTCAACGTGGACTGGTGGAACGTCCACAACGGCATCGGCCAGGTCCGCGAGATCGCGGGCCACACCGATTACGACGACTACGGCCTGCTCTCCAGCGGCGGCTGCAACGCCGAGGGGACGGTGTGCCAGCCCGCGCTGAACACGCCGTTCGCGCCGTACCACGGGATCGCCATGGTGTCGAAGTTCGCCCGGCCGGGCGACCAGCTGGTGACGGCCGCGTCCACCGACCCGCTGGTGCGCAGCCACGCGGCGCGGCGGACCGACGGCGGCCTGTCCGTGCTGCTGATCAACCAGGACCCCGACGCCGCCAGGACCGTGGACCTGCGGCTCGCCGGCTACACGGCCGCCGCCGGCGCGACCGTGCACACCTTCGCCAACGGCGACACCGGCATCACCACGGCCACCGGCTCGTCGTCCACCGTGACGCTGCCGCCTTACTCGATCACCACCGTGCTGCTCAAGCCGTCCGGTTCGGTGGGCGGCCCGGCCGCCCCCGCCCGCCCGGTCGCGGGTGGGATCACCGACCGCACGGCCGCGCTGTCCTGGCCCGCGCCGCCCGCGGGCGTCAAGTACGAGGTGCACCGGCGGGTCGACGGGGCGCACACCGAGCAGTGGGGCGAGACGACCGGCACCACGTTCACCGCGGCCAACCTCGTGCCCGGCACGGAGTACACGGTCAACCTCGTGGCGCGGGACAACGCGGGTCGGGTCTCCTGGTCCTCCCCACCGCTGACCTTCACCACCGGCACCCCGGCCACGTCCACGTGCGCGGTGACGTACAAGGAGAGCACCAACTGGGGCAACGGTTTCGTGGCCGACCTCCAGATCACCAACACGGGCACGCGACCGGCCGCCGGGTGGACGTTGACCTACACCTGGCCGACCACCTGGCAGCAGGTCTCCAGCGGCTGGAACGCCACCTGGTCGCAGGCCGGGACCAAGGTCACCGTCGGCAACACCGCCACGCTGGCGGCGGGCGAGTCGACCACGGCCGGGTTCGTGGGCGCGTACCAGGGCCCGAACGTGCACCCGGTGAAGTACTTCCTGAACGGCACGCTCTGCACCACCCGCTGA
- a CDS encoding DUF418 domain-containing protein: MTQTTAAAGPIPVGERALAPDLARGAMLALIALANSVVYLYDRPYGVRQHIVEHGLLDRVAAVLNVTFVGGRAYPMFAALFAYGVVLSYRRHRTAGADDREAKRLLRRRNRWLIAFGAAHVVLLFPGDILLSYGILGFLVLRWLGASDRKLLVAAGLWLVVVAVVQGASSLTPPDGTRHVFFSFETADFGAAMALRPAEWLLTPFGMIGVGSAALIGTWAARRGVLTDPAAHRPLLVRTSVLGLTAAVAGGVPIALATGGFWQPTAPLTLWSVAALHAVTGVAGGLGYAALIALAAARLGARRGPVVRLLETGGRYSLSCYLFQSVVFVALLMPYTLGLGATLGTAGLSVIALGTWLVSLLLAALLGRAGRRGPAEALLGRLTYRRAAAKMAG, translated from the coding sequence ATGACCCAGACGACTGCCGCCGCGGGGCCGATCCCGGTCGGGGAGCGGGCGCTCGCGCCCGACCTGGCCCGCGGTGCGATGCTCGCCCTGATCGCCTTGGCCAACTCCGTTGTGTACCTCTACGACCGCCCTTACGGCGTGCGCCAGCACATCGTCGAGCACGGCCTGCTCGACCGGGTCGCGGCCGTGCTGAACGTGACCTTCGTCGGCGGGCGCGCGTACCCGATGTTCGCCGCCCTCTTCGCCTACGGCGTCGTCCTCTCCTACCGGCGCCATCGCACGGCCGGGGCGGACGACCGCGAGGCCAAGCGGCTGCTCCGGCGGCGCAACCGCTGGCTCATCGCGTTCGGCGCGGCGCACGTGGTGCTGCTGTTCCCGGGTGACATCCTCCTCAGCTACGGCATCCTGGGGTTCCTGGTCCTGCGGTGGCTGGGTGCCTCGGACCGCAAGCTGCTCGTCGCCGCCGGCCTGTGGCTGGTCGTCGTGGCGGTGGTGCAGGGCGCGTCGTCGCTGACGCCGCCGGACGGCACGCGTCACGTCTTCTTCTCCTTCGAGACCGCCGACTTCGGCGCGGCGATGGCCCTGCGGCCCGCCGAGTGGTTGCTGACCCCGTTCGGGATGATCGGGGTGGGCAGCGCGGCCCTGATCGGCACGTGGGCGGCCCGGCGCGGGGTGCTCACCGACCCGGCCGCGCACCGTCCCCTGCTGGTCCGCACCTCCGTGCTCGGGTTGACGGCCGCCGTGGCCGGTGGCGTGCCGATCGCGTTGGCGACGGGCGGGTTCTGGCAGCCGACGGCGCCGCTCACGCTGTGGAGCGTCGCGGCGCTGCACGCGGTGACCGGTGTCGCGGGAGGGCTCGGGTACGCGGCGCTCATCGCGCTGGCGGCGGCACGGCTCGGTGCGCGGCGCGGACCGGTGGTGCGCCTGCTGGAGACCGGCGGCCGGTACTCGTTGAGCTGCTACCTGTTCCAGTCCGTGGTGTTCGTGGCGCTGCTGATGCCCTACACCCTCGGCCTCGGGGCGACGCTCGGCACCGCCGGGCTCTCCGTCATCGCGCTCGGCACGTGGCTGGTCTCGCTGCTGCTCGCGGCGCTGCTCGGGCGCGCGGGCAGGCGAGGGCCGGCGGAAGCGTTGTTGGGCCGCCTGACTTATCGCCGTGCGGCGGCGAAGATGGCGGGGTGA
- a CDS encoding sensor histidine kinase, giving the protein MTTVEERLGLLRERRWNQAWGFAPFGVLFLTCAIAVTTASRGWPDQAVTVGIAAGLAGWHWWFVVAHPQWWDRRVWPMAVYFVGVLAFASVLVQRHDAFQLFIPMCYVLAFVALPGWPAYLGVVAANVPWLLAPGTDLRLTLVNLAVGTPLAALIGGVIRAMEREAIRRRETNAELVAMAEENARLHGLLVEQARAAGIAGERARLAREIHDTVAQGLTGIVTQLEAIDEHAVPPGPVRARLEIAGGLARTSLVEVRRSIEALRPGPLQGARLGEAVRQAVTTWREQYGVPAAFTVTGTPQPLHSEVEVTVLRAAQEALSNVGRHAGARRVDVTLSYMEDVVVLDVRDDGVGFTPGVAGGFGLTALMERVRALAGEVDVESAPGAGTAVSVTVPVIGVDG; this is encoded by the coding sequence GTGACGACGGTGGAGGAACGGCTGGGCCTGCTGCGGGAACGGCGGTGGAACCAGGCGTGGGGTTTCGCCCCGTTCGGCGTGCTGTTCCTCACCTGCGCGATAGCGGTGACCACCGCTTCGCGCGGCTGGCCGGACCAGGCGGTCACGGTCGGCATCGCCGCCGGACTCGCCGGGTGGCACTGGTGGTTCGTCGTGGCGCACCCGCAGTGGTGGGACCGCCGGGTGTGGCCGATGGCGGTGTACTTCGTCGGCGTGCTCGCGTTCGCGTCGGTGCTGGTGCAGCGCCACGACGCCTTCCAGCTGTTCATCCCCATGTGCTACGTGCTGGCGTTCGTCGCCCTGCCGGGGTGGCCCGCGTACCTCGGCGTGGTCGCGGCGAACGTCCCGTGGCTGCTGGCGCCCGGCACGGACCTGCGCCTGACGCTGGTCAACCTCGCCGTGGGCACGCCGCTGGCCGCGCTGATCGGCGGCGTGATCAGGGCCATGGAGCGGGAGGCGATCCGGCGCCGGGAGACCAACGCCGAGCTGGTCGCCATGGCCGAGGAGAACGCCCGGCTGCACGGGCTGCTGGTCGAGCAGGCCAGGGCCGCCGGGATCGCGGGCGAGCGCGCGCGGTTGGCCCGGGAGATCCACGACACCGTGGCCCAGGGGCTGACCGGGATCGTCACGCAGCTGGAGGCGATCGACGAGCACGCCGTTCCGCCCGGTCCGGTGCGCGCCCGGCTGGAGATCGCGGGCGGCCTCGCGCGCACCAGCCTGGTGGAGGTGCGCCGGTCGATCGAGGCGCTGCGCCCCGGACCGCTCCAGGGCGCCAGGCTCGGTGAGGCCGTGCGGCAGGCCGTGACGACGTGGCGGGAGCAGTACGGCGTGCCGGCCGCCTTCACCGTGACCGGGACGCCGCAACCGTTGCACTCGGAGGTGGAGGTGACCGTGCTGCGCGCGGCCCAGGAGGCGCTGTCCAACGTGGGCCGGCACGCCGGGGCGCGACGCGTGGACGTCACACTGTCCTACATGGAGGACGTGGTCGTCTTGGACGTGCGCGACGACGGGGTCGGGTTCACGCCGGGGGTGGCCGGCGGCTTCGGGCTCACGGCGTTGATGGAGCGGGTGCGCGCGTTGGCGGGCGAGGTCGACGTCGAGTCCGCGCCGGGCGCCGGCACGGCGGTCAGCGTCACCGTCCCGGTGATCGGGGTGGACGGGTGA
- a CDS encoding response regulator, translating into MTSLRLVVVDDHPVVRDGLRGMLGTQPDLEVVGEAASGTEALTVVAAARPDVVLTDLRLPDPSGGALIRSLLERVPTTRVLVLTTHDTDSDVLPAVEAGAIGYLLKDAPREELFRAVRAAARGETVLAPSVAALLLARVRPRRPLSEARLSAREREVLALVAEGRTNREAAARLYISEATVKTHLLHIYAKLEVTDRASAVAAAYRRGLLDG; encoded by the coding sequence GTGACGTCGTTGCGGCTGGTGGTCGTGGACGACCACCCGGTGGTGCGGGACGGGTTGCGCGGCATGCTCGGCACGCAGCCGGACCTGGAGGTCGTCGGCGAGGCGGCGTCCGGGACGGAGGCCCTGACCGTGGTGGCGGCGGCCCGCCCGGACGTGGTGCTGACCGACCTGCGGCTGCCCGACCCGAGCGGCGGTGCGCTGATCCGGTCGCTGCTGGAGCGCGTGCCGACCACCCGGGTGCTCGTGCTCACCACCCACGACACCGACTCGGACGTGCTGCCGGCCGTCGAGGCGGGCGCCATCGGCTACCTGCTCAAGGACGCGCCCCGCGAGGAGCTGTTCCGCGCCGTGCGCGCCGCCGCGCGCGGCGAGACCGTGCTGGCGCCGTCGGTCGCCGCGCTGCTGCTCGCCCGCGTCCGCCCGCGACGCCCGCTGAGCGAGGCCCGGCTCAGCGCCCGGGAACGCGAGGTGCTCGCGCTCGTCGCCGAGGGCCGGACCAACCGCGAGGCCGCCGCCCGGCTCTACATCAGCGAAGCCACCGTGAAGACGCACCTGTTGCACATCTACGCCAAGCTGGAGGTCACCGACCGCGCCTCGGCCGTGGCCGCCGCGTACCGGCGCGGGCTGCTGGACGGCTGA
- a CDS encoding winged helix-turn-helix transcriptional regulator translates to MQETSQADQVVITAPHRELLDQVLDKWSLQVLDKLCGRPSRFNELRREIPVVTQKSLTATLRRLERNGMVERVVVATRPIAVEYRITPLGTTLQDLIDALLRWSTANMADVERARARFDAEA, encoded by the coding sequence GTGCAGGAAACCTCGCAGGCCGACCAGGTCGTGATCACCGCGCCGCACCGCGAACTGCTCGACCAGGTGCTCGACAAGTGGTCGCTCCAGGTCCTCGACAAGCTGTGCGGCCGGCCGTCGCGGTTCAACGAGCTGCGCCGCGAGATCCCCGTCGTGACGCAGAAGTCGCTGACCGCCACGCTGCGCCGGCTGGAGCGCAACGGGATGGTCGAACGCGTCGTCGTGGCCACGCGCCCGATCGCCGTCGAGTACCGCATCACGCCGCTCGGGACGACGTTGCAGGACCTCATCGACGCGTTGCTGCGCTGGAGCACGGCCAACATGGCCGACGTCGAACGGGCCCGCGCGCGGTTCGACGCCGAGGCGTGA
- a CDS encoding RidA family protein, producing MTVQLLSPEGMFQPVPYHHVSIGTGTRHVHVAGQIARDAAGAPVATGDLTGQVAQALRNTALGLAGAGADFTDVVRLRFFVTRWSPDQMDAFLAGITSVADELGIPRPFPPASLIGVDYLFEPDVLVEVEAFAVLD from the coding sequence GTGACCGTGCAGCTGCTCAGCCCCGAGGGCATGTTCCAGCCCGTTCCCTACCACCACGTCTCGATCGGCACGGGCACGCGGCACGTGCACGTCGCCGGGCAGATCGCCCGTGACGCGGCGGGCGCCCCCGTCGCGACCGGCGACCTCACCGGCCAGGTCGCGCAAGCGCTGCGCAACACCGCGCTCGGCCTGGCCGGCGCCGGGGCCGACTTCACCGACGTGGTGCGGCTCCGGTTCTTCGTGACGCGGTGGAGCCCCGACCAGATGGACGCCTTCCTGGCGGGCATCACCTCCGTCGCCGACGAGTTGGGCATCCCCCGACCGTTCCCGCCCGCGTCGCTGATCGGCGTGGACTACCTGTTCGAGCCGGACGTGCTGGTCGAGGTGGAGGCGTTCGCCGTGCTCGACTGA